One Bacillota bacterium genomic window carries:
- a CDS encoding spore coat protein, whose translation MPFPAGFNDKDMVGDLLSSIKSMSAGYHMAVLESANDGIRQTFKKLHDDQIQQAKTLFDTMNTRGWYPVEPAH comes from the coding sequence ATGCCATTTCCGGCGGGGTTCAATGATAAGGACATGGTAGGCGATTTGCTCTCCAGTATAAAGAGCATGTCAGCTGGTTACCACATGGCAGTGCTCGAGTCGGCAAATGATGGGATTCGCCAGACCTTTAAGAAGCTTCACGACGACCAGATCCAGCAGGCGAAGACCCTTTTCGACACCATGAACACCAGGGGCTGGTACCCGGTCGAGCCCGCCCACTAG
- a CDS encoding ABC transporter permease, protein MQVKINKTFLVAARELKETFQDTRFVYTTVVTGLALPIFYAYISMSTVRALPTGVASTMFPVWFLLSSILPASFSMQLALASFVGEKENRTIEPLLAAPISNRELFVGKVISSFIPPLVLVAIVQAVFLGASFGFARLKYRMPFSPDLAVIGRTALFVPLVILFMVACAVLLSARSTSMRSAQQVGAFINLPIIFLVVYKAPQILDIIGKSAPEVLAVGVAVNILLLRIGIRMFNRERILTQIG, encoded by the coding sequence ATGCAAGTAAAAATAAATAAGACGTTTTTGGTCGCAGCGCGTGAATTGAAAGAAACCTTCCAGGACACCAGGTTTGTATACACAACAGTGGTGACGGGCCTGGCCCTTCCCATCTTCTACGCCTATATCAGCATGAGCACGGTGAGGGCCCTGCCAACCGGGGTGGCAAGCACCATGTTTCCGGTGTGGTTTTTGCTCTCGAGCATACTCCCGGCCTCATTTTCGATGCAGCTCGCCCTCGCGAGCTTCGTGGGCGAGAAGGAGAACCGGACGATCGAGCCGCTCCTGGCCGCGCCCATAAGCAACCGGGAATTATTTGTGGGCAAGGTGATAAGCTCGTTCATCCCCCCGCTCGTGCTGGTTGCTATCGTCCAGGCGGTCTTCCTGGGGGCGAGCTTCGGCTTCGCGCGGCTCAAATACAGAATGCCGTTCTCGCCTGATCTCGCCGTGATCGGCCGCACCGCCCTGTTCGTCCCACTCGTCATCCTCTTCATGGTGGCCTGCGCCGTATTGCTTTCAGCGCGCTCCACCAGCATGAGGTCGGCGCAGCAGGTCGGGGCCTTCATAAACCTCCCTATCATTTTCCTGGTCGTCTACAAGGCGCCGCAGATTCTGGATATCATAGGTAAGAGCGCGCCGGAGGTGCTGGCTGTGGGCGTAGCGGTAAATATCTTGCTCCTTCGCATCGGCATACGGATGTTTAATAGGGAGAGGATACTTACCCAGATCGGCTGA
- a CDS encoding ABC transporter ATP-binding protein gives MNGISFALPDGGIMALLGPNGAGKTTTVRMLTGLIYPSEGDATVAGLPLRGNEDRIRGQVGVLTESPSLYDRMRVADYLAFFGRLYGIPGAELGSRIERFLRLFDLQDHRDKRIGSFSKGMKQKVALARALLHNPRVIFLDEPTSGLDPESARVLRDYILFLKEERRRTILVCTHNLDEAERLADYIGIISRGKLLRYSRAEDLKTEGLREQEFRITIDMRDLDLIADAIELVKNTAGVKRVVNVRQEGAAGPAGQYPGAPSSVVSIVSIVFSTEDPCSTNPQLLWSLLNRGFAVISCEETTRSLEDIYLEIVSRQETHGEDTGESRSIMQAAANEDRWRT, from the coding sequence GTGAATGGAATTTCATTTGCACTCCCCGACGGCGGCATCATGGCCCTGCTGGGCCCCAACGGCGCCGGGAAGACTACAACGGTGCGCATGCTCACGGGACTCATCTACCCCAGCGAGGGGGATGCTACTGTGGCGGGGCTCCCGCTCCGCGGAAACGAGGACCGCATCCGGGGCCAGGTGGGGGTGCTCACGGAGAGTCCGAGCCTCTACGACAGGATGCGCGTGGCCGACTACCTCGCATTTTTCGGGCGGCTCTATGGGATACCAGGCGCCGAGCTGGGATCACGCATCGAACGGTTTTTGCGTCTCTTCGACCTCCAGGATCACCGCGACAAGAGAATCGGCAGCTTCTCCAAGGGGATGAAGCAGAAGGTCGCCCTGGCGCGTGCCCTCCTGCACAACCCAAGGGTCATTTTTCTGGACGAGCCGACCTCAGGCCTCGACCCCGAGAGCGCCAGGGTGCTCCGGGATTATATCCTATTCCTCAAAGAGGAACGGAGGCGCACCATACTGGTCTGCACGCACAACCTGGATGAGGCGGAGCGCCTTGCCGATTATATAGGGATAATAAGCAGGGGAAAGCTTCTGCGATATTCGCGCGCCGAAGATCTAAAAACAGAGGGGCTCAGAGAGCAGGAATTCAGGATTACGATAGATATGAGAGACCTAGACCTCATCGCCGATGCTATCGAGCTCGTTAAGAACACCGCGGGTGTAAAGAGAGTGGTAAATGTGAGACAGGAAGGCGCGGCGGGCCCTGCAGGTCAATACCCTGGCGCCCCGTCGAGCGTCGTCTCTATCGTCTCCATAGTCTTCTCTACAGAGGACCCGTGCTCAACAAACCCGCAGCTCCTGTGGAGCCTCCTGAATCGCGGGTTTGCCGTGATATCCTGCGAAGAAACCACGCGGAGCCTGGAGGATATCTATCTCGAAATCGTGAGCCGCCAGGAAACGCACGGAGAAGACACTGGGGAAAGTCGATCAATCATGCAAGCCGCAGCCAATGAAGATCGATGGAGAACGTGA
- a CDS encoding substrate-binding domain-containing protein: MRQNRGRVDGIVLSLPGDDSVFELVEVFKDRGIPIVNCQGSRKIQGVDRVICDDARGGYLAAKHLADFGHRRIGIIAVKGSTTSAIRLDGCRGALDEAGIDLPPQLVVEAPDFSEKAGYTGTKLLLMRGERPTAIIASNDLMALGVLDALGEENLGIPGDVSVVGFDNTFATVTRPRLTTVGLPMYMAGQITAQLLLERIDGRYHGEPREVSLPEELIQRGSTAPLKILT, from the coding sequence TTGAGGCAAAATCGGGGTAGAGTCGATGGTATCGTTCTCTCACTGCCTGGCGATGACTCGGTGTTTGAGCTGGTGGAAGTGTTCAAGGACAGGGGCATCCCAATAGTGAACTGCCAGGGGTCCAGGAAGATACAGGGTGTCGACAGGGTTATATGTGACGACGCCAGAGGCGGTTATCTGGCGGCGAAACACCTTGCAGACTTTGGGCATCGACGAATCGGCATAATAGCTGTAAAGGGCAGCACGACGAGTGCAATACGGCTGGATGGGTGCCGGGGAGCGCTGGATGAGGCTGGGATCGATCTCCCACCCCAACTGGTGGTCGAGGCCCCAGATTTTTCAGAGAAGGCCGGCTACACCGGGACAAAGCTTCTATTGATGCGCGGGGAACGTCCTACTGCCATAATCGCATCCAACGACTTGATGGCCCTGGGCGTATTGGATGCCCTTGGAGAGGAGAATTTAGGTATTCCCGGGGATGTATCTGTAGTTGGCTTCGATAATACATTCGCGACTGTCACGCGGCCACGTCTTACAACAGTGGGACTCCCGATGTATATGGCCGGCCAGATCACCGCCCAGCTCCTACTGGAGCGGATCGACGGGCGTTACCATGGTGAGCCGAGGGAAGTGAGTTTACCTGAGGAGCTCATCCAGAGGGGGTCCACGGCCCCACTGAAGATTCTAACTTAA
- a CDS encoding extracellular solute-binding protein, protein MSLRKRGKTVPSVLIAAILILCFAGVYAQAAETITVYGPWPDVADTIRDLYNQFTAQTGIKVKWEPAQTDFPSHVTKITTLLSSGDGSYDVIWLDDQIVCNAGKAGWLEPLEGKYALPKGYLDDWPAGVVHDSAYVNGKLYRVIGQVEAMWTFYRKDLYKKAGVAPPATWDELVQVGKKLTSGEGGAGKRWGLLISGQKGGMLSNELTLYMLQAGGSSIDYSLPGSKVALQFMYDLVYKHHIAPESSFATDYNLAAEGFKKGIWATWFTWQGFYSVFKSDKQFIADAPIDDKVGVTRALKGPANDYTISGSWGWTINKFSRHKNAALKFILFLSSVDAQKAWAKAGRPPARLSVMKDSELWKVNPPNKLWSDYGSTVRGRPLMTVPRTNEVMEAQEDWAHKFLTGQVDINTALTQGDKAMKAIMKE, encoded by the coding sequence ATGAGTCTCCGCAAAAGAGGGAAAACGGTGCCCAGTGTGTTAATAGCGGCAATTCTAATTCTGTGCTTCGCTGGAGTATATGCGCAGGCCGCCGAGACAATAACCGTGTACGGACCGTGGCCTGACGTAGCGGACACTATTCGCGACCTCTATAACCAATTTACAGCCCAGACCGGTATCAAGGTCAAATGGGAGCCCGCCCAGACGGATTTCCCATCCCATGTGACTAAGATAACAACCCTCCTCAGCTCTGGGGATGGAAGCTACGATGTTATATGGCTGGACGATCAGATAGTCTGCAACGCCGGAAAGGCCGGCTGGCTGGAGCCGCTCGAGGGGAAATACGCCTTGCCCAAGGGGTATCTGGATGACTGGCCGGCTGGTGTTGTGCATGATTCAGCATATGTAAACGGCAAGTTATACAGGGTAATAGGCCAGGTGGAGGCCATGTGGACATTTTACCGGAAAGACCTTTACAAAAAGGCCGGGGTTGCTCCGCCAGCGACCTGGGATGAACTGGTGCAGGTCGGCAAGAAGCTGACTTCTGGCGAGGGTGGGGCGGGCAAGCGATGGGGCCTCTTGATAAGCGGCCAGAAGGGCGGTATGCTTTCAAACGAATTGACACTCTACATGCTGCAGGCAGGTGGCTCCTCCATCGATTACAGCCTTCCTGGTTCCAAGGTCGCTCTCCAATTCATGTATGATCTTGTATACAAGCATCATATAGCTCCTGAGTCTTCCTTTGCCACTGACTACAACCTGGCCGCCGAAGGCTTCAAGAAGGGCATCTGGGCTACCTGGTTCACCTGGCAGGGCTTCTACAGCGTGTTCAAGAGCGATAAGCAGTTCATAGCGGACGCGCCTATCGATGACAAGGTGGGGGTGACCAGGGCTCTAAAGGGCCCGGCGAATGATTATACGATCTCCGGAAGCTGGGGATGGACCATCAATAAGTTCTCGAGACATAAAAATGCGGCCCTCAAGTTCATCCTGTTCCTTAGCTCCGTTGATGCCCAGAAGGCCTGGGCTAAGGCTGGTCGCCCGCCGGCGCGCCTCTCGGTGATGAAGGACTCCGAGTTATGGAAGGTGAACCCACCTAACAAGCTGTGGAGCGATTACGGTTCCACCGTTCGCGGCCGGCCTCTCATGACGGTGCCGCGGACGAATGAGGTTATGGAGGCGCAGGAGGACTGGGCCCACAAATTCCTCACTGGGCAGGTGGATATAAATACCGCGCTTACACAGGGCGATAAGGCGATGAAGGCTATAATGAAAGAATAA
- a CDS encoding sugar ABC transporter permease, translating to MSLAEYRKSLAGHQKHQKRAVYRALFPWLLILPAVALRGFTAVYPIADTFRLSLTNLHFVRGTNDFVGLSNYIAIFHDAKILDSLRFTFIFTILSTGLHFIAGLIIASLLNLPLRIKGLLRTVNLLPWAIPTIVMAIAGQYMFQPEFGLVNDLYNFLFSTHSRPVWLSSVWGARSAVILVDVWKNVPFLAIVLLAGMQGIPLELNEAARVDGASGFKIFTSITLPLLAPTMVTMAIFVSLFRLFSFDLVYGLTKGGPGTATSLLAYRTYYDAFNALSFGYAATTAFLLFSMVAILGLIGFGALRFVERRYGS from the coding sequence ATGAGCTTAGCTGAGTATCGAAAGAGCTTGGCCGGCCATCAAAAGCATCAAAAGCGCGCCGTATATAGGGCGTTATTCCCGTGGTTGCTTATCTTGCCTGCGGTGGCTCTGCGGGGTTTTACGGCGGTCTATCCGATCGCAGACACATTCCGGCTCTCGCTCACAAATCTTCACTTCGTCCGCGGCACCAATGATTTCGTGGGGCTCTCTAATTATATTGCTATTTTCCATGATGCAAAAATCCTAGATTCTTTGCGCTTTACATTCATCTTTACTATACTCTCAACCGGTCTGCATTTTATCGCCGGCCTGATCATCGCATCGCTCCTGAATCTTCCCCTCAGGATCAAGGGGCTCTTGCGCACGGTTAACCTGCTTCCCTGGGCTATCCCGACCATCGTAATGGCTATAGCCGGCCAGTATATGTTCCAACCTGAATTCGGACTGGTCAATGATTTATATAATTTCCTTTTCTCCACCCACTCGAGGCCGGTCTGGCTAAGCTCGGTTTGGGGCGCGCGATCCGCGGTGATCCTGGTTGATGTATGGAAGAATGTTCCCTTTCTTGCCATTGTTCTCCTGGCGGGCATGCAGGGAATCCCCCTTGAACTCAATGAAGCTGCGAGAGTCGACGGAGCTTCGGGCTTTAAGATATTTACATCCATAACCCTGCCGCTCCTGGCTCCCACTATGGTGACTATGGCCATCTTCGTATCTCTCTTTCGTCTTTTCAGTTTCGACCTTGTCTACGGCCTGACCAAAGGTGGGCCCGGCACCGCTACATCGCTCCTCGCCTATCGAACCTATTACGATGCCTTCAATGCCCTGAGTTTTGGCTATGCCGCCACAACCGCTTTCCTGCTTTTTAGCATGGTCGCGATATTGGGCCTGATAGGATTTGGTGCACTGCGATTCGTGGAAAGACGATATGGAAGTTGA
- a CDS encoding carbohydrate ABC transporter permease yields MPSGFGKPAASRRISSRNLHLVVLGVAIFGFLFTDLVPVYWIALSAFTPRGELFADKFRYLPLHVSIENFRLVFESIPYGRYFLNSLIVCFSSTLIVSIVSFLASYPFARLRFRGRDFVFMLFLASMMLPPMSTVIPLFKLFRDFGLLNTLGGLILVYSSALLPFTIWIFTSFFRQVPAELEDAARIDGAGFGHILLQIVAPLMRPILSSMFIINFISAWNELVWPLIFCTRTDAKLLTVGLTEAATTQSFYTPWENISAMAVMMIVPVTVLVLVFQRQIMAGLMSGAFKE; encoded by the coding sequence ATGCCCAGCGGATTTGGTAAACCAGCGGCATCCAGACGTATAAGCTCGAGGAATCTTCATTTAGTAGTGTTAGGAGTGGCTATATTCGGGTTTCTCTTTACCGACCTCGTACCCGTATACTGGATCGCGCTCTCAGCATTTACCCCGAGAGGCGAGCTATTTGCAGATAAGTTCAGGTATCTGCCGCTCCACGTTAGCATCGAGAACTTCCGTCTGGTATTTGAGAGCATCCCGTATGGCCGATATTTCCTGAATTCACTAATTGTATGCTTCTCGTCCACCCTCATCGTCAGTATCGTAAGCTTCCTGGCGTCGTACCCCTTCGCAAGATTGCGATTCCGCGGTCGCGACTTCGTATTCATGCTGTTTCTCGCTTCGATGATGCTCCCGCCGATGTCGACGGTTATCCCCCTATTTAAATTATTCCGGGATTTTGGCTTGCTGAACACCCTGGGGGGCTTAATACTTGTATACTCAAGCGCTCTCTTGCCGTTTACTATTTGGATTTTTACGAGCTTCTTCCGCCAGGTGCCCGCTGAGCTGGAGGACGCCGCACGCATAGATGGTGCCGGGTTTGGACACATACTCCTCCAAATAGTTGCCCCGCTAATGCGGCCTATTTTGTCGAGCATGTTTATCATAAACTTCATTTCAGCATGGAACGAGCTGGTCTGGCCGTTGATCTTTTGCACCCGGACTGATGCAAAACTCCTTACAGTCGGCCTGACTGAGGCCGCGACTACCCAGTCTTTCTATACCCCATGGGAGAATATAAGCGCTATGGCGGTCATGATGATCGTCCCGGTCACTGTCCTGGTGCTTGTCTTTCAGCGCCAGATAATGGCAGGCCTGATGTCGGGGGCGTTTAAGGAGTGA
- a CDS encoding uroporphyrinogen-III decarboxylase-like protein, translating to MKLDMTPRERILAAIDRTSVDRIPADYWGTDEVTAALMRHFGVSDASQLWRKLNIDKIINVGPQHTGPVLDGGDGSRRDYWGVGYKPQPYGSGAGACDGVYYEMCHHPIGHLKTIEEIKAAYEWPRADWFDFSGVARECDKYPDYAIEAGYIAPFYMFNNIRGLEQSLIDLAADEELSRYIIDKVCSFLYDYHERLFEAGRGRIDITQVTDDFGSQTGLLISIDMFRKYFKPHYKRFIKLARDFGIKVFHHDDGAMRPLIPELIELGIDILNPIQSTCPGMDRSELKREFGGRLCFHGGVDNQKVLPFGTVDEVRQEVIDCLDQLGSDGTGYILAPCHNIQPNTPIENILAMYEVAHEYFRGA from the coding sequence GTGAAGCTTGATATGACACCACGGGAGAGAATCCTCGCTGCGATAGACCGGACCTCTGTCGATCGTATCCCCGCAGACTACTGGGGCACGGATGAAGTAACCGCGGCCCTTATGAGGCATTTCGGGGTATCTGACGCCAGTCAGCTCTGGCGGAAACTCAACATAGATAAGATCATAAACGTCGGTCCCCAGCATACAGGCCCAGTTCTCGATGGTGGAGACGGCTCGAGGCGCGACTACTGGGGGGTAGGCTACAAACCCCAACCCTACGGCAGCGGCGCCGGAGCCTGCGATGGCGTCTATTATGAAATGTGCCATCATCCCATCGGTCATCTCAAGACCATAGAGGAAATAAAGGCTGCCTATGAGTGGCCGAGGGCAGACTGGTTCGATTTCTCTGGTGTGGCCAGGGAATGCGATAAATACCCCGATTACGCCATAGAGGCAGGTTATATTGCGCCATTTTACATGTTCAATAACATCCGCGGCCTCGAACAATCCCTGATCGACCTCGCGGCGGATGAGGAACTCTCGAGATACATAATCGATAAGGTGTGTAGCTTTCTCTATGACTATCATGAGCGGCTCTTCGAGGCGGGGAGGGGCAGGATAGATATAACGCAGGTAACCGATGACTTCGGAAGCCAGACGGGGCTCCTTATCAGCATAGACATGTTCAGGAAATACTTCAAGCCCCACTATAAGCGCTTCATAAAGCTCGCCAGGGATTTCGGCATAAAGGTATTTCACCACGATGACGGGGCCATGAGGCCGCTCATCCCCGAGCTCATAGAGCTTGGCATAGACATCCTCAACCCCATCCAGTCAACCTGCCCTGGAATGGATCGTTCGGAGCTCAAGCGCGAATTCGGCGGGAGGCTGTGTTTTCATGGTGGTGTTGATAACCAGAAGGTCCTGCCCTTTGGCACGGTCGATGAGGTAAGGCAGGAGGTTATAGACTGCCTCGACCAGCTCGGATCTGACGGCACCGGGTATATCCTGGCGCCCTGTCATAATATCCAGCCCAACACGCCGATTGAGAATATACTTGCCATGTATGAAGTCGCACATGAGTATTTCAGGGGTGCATAA
- a CDS encoding alpha-glucosidase/alpha-galactosidase yields the protein MPKIAMIGAGSVVFAKRLIYDILSFPELAGSTISLMDIDAERLDLIARLATKLAEQEGFDVKIDATLDRREALKGADYVITMIQVGGLEAYELDIDIPMKYGIKQCVGDTLGPGGVFRGLRSIPVFLDICKDMEELCPDALLINYTNPMAMITWAINLATGIKTVGLCHSVQGTAAQLASYIGAPSEEVSYWVAGINHMAWFLRFEWNGRDAYPLLFEAMGRPEVYSKDKVRFEMMRHLGYFITESSGHLSEYVPYFRKRNELIDEFCTEGFGGETGFYLRHCRESWKPHYDRIRKQIAGEVPVDVERSHEYGAYIIHSIETGTPRRINGNVLNSGIITNLPQGCCVEVPCLVDDAGLHPCYIGDLPSQCAALNRTNINVQELAVRAALERDRDLAFMAVMFDPLTAALLSPREIRKMVDEMFEAEARYLPGW from the coding sequence GTGCCTAAAATCGCAATGATCGGTGCAGGAAGCGTAGTATTCGCCAAGAGGCTCATATATGACATCCTTTCGTTTCCCGAGCTTGCGGGGAGCACAATTTCTCTGATGGATATCGATGCAGAGAGGCTGGACCTCATCGCCAGGCTCGCCACCAAGCTAGCCGAGCAGGAGGGGTTCGACGTTAAAATCGATGCGACCCTCGACCGCAGGGAAGCGTTGAAGGGGGCTGATTACGTCATTACCATGATCCAGGTCGGCGGGCTGGAGGCGTATGAGCTTGACATAGATATTCCCATGAAATACGGGATAAAACAGTGCGTAGGGGACACCCTCGGGCCGGGTGGTGTATTCCGGGGTTTGAGAAGCATACCCGTATTCCTGGATATCTGCAAGGATATGGAGGAGCTATGTCCTGACGCTCTTCTCATCAACTATACCAACCCCATGGCCATGATAACGTGGGCTATAAACCTGGCTACCGGCATCAAGACCGTAGGCCTCTGTCACAGCGTCCAGGGGACGGCAGCCCAGCTTGCAAGCTATATCGGAGCGCCTAGTGAGGAAGTGTCCTACTGGGTGGCCGGCATCAACCACATGGCATGGTTCCTGCGCTTCGAATGGAATGGCCGGGATGCTTATCCCCTGTTATTCGAGGCTATGGGGAGGCCCGAGGTCTACAGCAAGGACAAGGTCAGGTTTGAGATGATGCGCCATCTCGGATATTTCATCACCGAGTCCAGCGGCCACCTGTCAGAATACGTGCCGTATTTCCGAAAGCGCAATGAGCTTATCGACGAATTCTGCACGGAGGGTTTCGGCGGGGAGACAGGCTTTTACCTGCGCCACTGCAGGGAGAGCTGGAAGCCACATTATGACCGGATAAGGAAGCAGATCGCAGGGGAGGTACCGGTAGACGTCGAGCGTTCTCATGAATACGGGGCGTATATAATCCACTCCATCGAGACCGGAACGCCGCGCCGCATAAATGGCAATGTGCTAAACAGCGGAATTATAACGAACCTGCCGCAGGGTTGCTGTGTCGAGGTGCCCTGCCTGGTTGATGACGCAGGGCTCCACCCCTGTTATATTGGCGACCTTCCCTCTCAGTGCGCGGCTCTGAACCGGACCAACATCAACGTGCAGGAACTTGCAGTCAGGGCAGCCCTTGAGCGTGACAGGGACCTCGCCTTTATGGCCGTGATGTTCGACCCCCTGACGGCGGCGCTGCTCTCGCCTCGCGAGATACGCAAGATGGTCGACGAAATGTTCGAAGCGGAGGCCCGGTACCTGCCTGGCTGGTGA
- a CDS encoding alpha-galactosidase has protein sequence MWILETERMAYVMGVDGQGGFQHLYWGDRLPRVSDYPVPAPTHARAGSLNSCHPFESPRSMVYEEYPAWGGIKYTEPCLKASYSDGVRDVVLVYETHWQATAANATAASGAPGPKPIPELTVVLKDPYYNLRVKLHYRLYEEFDLLERYAEIENAGSGDVSLEQVLSGAWALPRGTGYRLTYLAGHWGAETQLRRIDIQQGKFVLESRRGFTSHQANPWFAIDPRERAGEEHGQVWYGALGWSGNWKIVVEHTFLQQLIVAGGINDFDFSWLLEPGEVFTTPAFVGGYTANGFGAASRNMHRFQLEHILPESHRHELRRVLYNSWEATKFDVSEEGQARLAEKAASIGVELFVIDDGWFGARNDDTAGLGDWYVNQEKFPRGLKPLIDKVNSLGMDFGLWVEPEMVNPNSDLYRAHPDWVYHFSNRPRSEQRNQLILNISREDVKEYVFQCLDRLLTENNIKFVKWDANRHFSEPGWPGAPVGREREREIWVRHVQAVYEVLERLRQRHPDVIFESCSGGGGRVDLGILRRVDQVWTSDNTDAFDRLRIQEGFSYVYCPKVMVAWVTDSPNFMNGRKVSLSYRFHSAMMGSLGIGGDLNEWSPEEMELARQKVAEYKEIRHIIQEGELYRLLSPSEEEAIRGACTSVSAGASISAVQYVSLDRSESVVFAFLHSQQFRAQMPRLKLRGLDPEAVYEVTGAGIEGTVIRLSGKALVSLGIEIVLGGDFDSRLIRIKNAHPLCSSIFLKVCRQECYQVAGGDGR, from the coding sequence ATGTGGATACTGGAAACAGAACGGATGGCCTATGTGATGGGGGTCGACGGGCAGGGCGGGTTTCAGCATCTCTATTGGGGCGACCGGCTCCCAAGGGTTTCAGATTACCCTGTGCCTGCGCCCACCCATGCTCGCGCTGGCTCCCTGAACTCCTGTCACCCGTTTGAATCGCCGCGCAGCATGGTATATGAGGAATACCCTGCGTGGGGCGGTATAAAATACACGGAGCCATGCCTCAAGGCTTCCTATTCCGATGGGGTAAGGGATGTAGTGCTGGTCTACGAAACACACTGGCAAGCGACGGCCGCCAATGCGACGGCCGCCAGTGGAGCCCCCGGGCCCAAGCCTATACCTGAACTCACAGTCGTCCTAAAGGACCCCTACTACAACCTGAGGGTGAAGCTACATTACAGGCTTTACGAGGAATTCGACCTCCTGGAGCGGTATGCCGAGATCGAAAATGCGGGTTCCGGGGATGTGTCGCTCGAACAGGTTCTATCCGGGGCATGGGCGTTGCCGCGGGGCACGGGCTACCGCCTCACATATCTCGCCGGCCACTGGGGGGCGGAGACTCAACTCCGCAGGATCGATATTCAGCAGGGCAAATTCGTCCTCGAGAGCCGGCGGGGCTTCACGAGCCACCAGGCGAACCCGTGGTTTGCCATTGACCCCCGGGAGAGGGCGGGCGAGGAACACGGGCAGGTGTGGTATGGCGCCCTGGGCTGGAGCGGGAACTGGAAGATCGTGGTTGAGCATACATTCCTCCAGCAGCTCATCGTCGCCGGGGGCATCAATGATTTCGACTTCAGCTGGCTCTTGGAGCCCGGTGAGGTATTTACCACGCCTGCGTTTGTGGGCGGATACACGGCAAACGGATTCGGGGCTGCAAGCCGCAATATGCACAGGTTCCAGCTGGAGCACATCCTGCCGGAAAGCCACAGGCACGAGCTGCGGAGGGTCCTCTACAATTCCTGGGAGGCGACGAAGTTCGATGTCTCAGAGGAGGGGCAGGCCCGGCTGGCCGAGAAGGCCGCTTCCATCGGCGTCGAGCTGTTTGTGATTGATGATGGGTGGTTCGGGGCTCGCAATGATGATACGGCAGGCCTCGGCGACTGGTATGTCAACCAGGAGAAATTCCCCAGGGGGCTTAAGCCCCTCATAGATAAGGTAAACAGCCTCGGGATGGATTTCGGGCTGTGGGTCGAGCCGGAGATGGTAAACCCCAATAGCGATCTCTACAGGGCGCACCCCGACTGGGTCTACCACTTTTCAAATAGGCCGAGGTCCGAGCAGCGAAACCAGCTGATATTGAACATTAGCCGGGAGGATGTCAAGGAATATGTCTTCCAGTGTCTGGATAGGCTTCTTACTGAGAATAACATCAAGTTTGTGAAGTGGGATGCGAACAGGCACTTCAGTGAGCCGGGGTGGCCGGGGGCGCCCGTGGGGAGGGAGAGGGAGAGGGAGATATGGGTGAGGCACGTCCAGGCTGTGTATGAGGTTTTGGAGCGCCTGAGGCAGCGGCACCCCGATGTAATCTTCGAATCCTGCTCTGGCGGCGGTGGAAGGGTGGACCTGGGCATCCTGCGCCGGGTCGACCAGGTCTGGACGAGCGACAATACAGATGCCTTCGACCGGCTCAGGATCCAGGAGGGGTTCTCCTATGTGTATTGCCCCAAGGTGATGGTGGCCTGGGTGACTGATTCACCTAATTTTATGAACGGGCGCAAGGTCTCCCTGTCTTACAGATTCCACAGCGCCATGATGGGGAGCCTTGGCATAGGCGGCGATCTCAACGAGTGGTCACCGGAGGAGATGGAGCTGGCCCGGCAGAAGGTCGCGGAGTACAAGGAGATCAGGCATATAATCCAGGAGGGGGAGTTATACCGGCTACTGTCGCCCTCGGAGGAGGAGGCTATCAGGGGCGCCTGCACCAGCGTCAGTGCCGGCGCCAGTATCTCGGCCGTGCAGTATGTATCCCTGGACCGCAGCGAGTCCGTGGTTTTCGCCTTCCTGCATTCCCAGCAATTCAGAGCCCAAATGCCCCGGCTGAAGCTGCGGGGCCTCGACCCGGAAGCCGTGTATGAAGTGACCGGGGCGGGGATTGAGGGGACGGTTATCCGGCTGAGTGGAAAGGCCCTGGTGAGCCTGGGCATCGAGATCGTCCTGGGAGGCGATTTCGATAGCAGGCTGATCAGGATAAAAAATGCACACCCCCTATGTTCAAGTATCTTTTTAAAGGTGTGCCGTCAAGAATGTTACCAGGTGGCCGGGGGTGATGGTAGATAA